From Cohaesibacter gelatinilyticus, the proteins below share one genomic window:
- a CDS encoding tetratricopeptide repeat protein yields MNKQDKSSKKAINIHAEDCFIKADKLIDGIADMSLEQASLAIEKAGKCYEDGLALEPEEGDAWYNWGMALAELGELAAELDPTLSQTSLQLAIEKYKKALKVRPDDQYALNNLGIAHAKLADHFEESEREAHLKHAIKHYKAALAIKPSKRRALYNWGLALVKLSELQDRNKQKASLKNAIKLYAAAYDIKPKDPDILGSKGIAYYDLADMYEGKKRQGYLQNAIKAFKKAFKLNPADDIAARNWADALSDLAEFHKSDKRKALLQKAIRKYDTALRLDPSDHEGFFNWARVLDKLADMKKGKKRIKALYAVMEKYKHAIEVKLDYSQAICNLGATLGELSDLQKGDERKANQKAAIRHFKHALQIAPDDDKAMFNWGHALNKLAYLNEGTKRKKLLEKAIEKLEATLAINPNHGASEDLSEALKDLASMKVTQQQSGH; encoded by the coding sequence CTGATAGACGGCATCGCTGACATGTCATTGGAGCAGGCCAGCCTTGCAATCGAAAAAGCTGGCAAATGCTATGAAGATGGTCTGGCTTTGGAGCCTGAAGAAGGAGACGCTTGGTATAATTGGGGCATGGCATTGGCCGAGCTGGGAGAGCTGGCTGCGGAGCTGGACCCAACGCTCTCTCAAACCAGCCTGCAGCTAGCCATTGAGAAATACAAAAAAGCCCTCAAGGTCCGTCCTGATGATCAATATGCGCTCAATAATTTGGGCATAGCCCATGCAAAGCTGGCCGATCATTTCGAGGAAAGCGAGCGAGAAGCCCATCTGAAACACGCCATCAAGCATTACAAGGCGGCATTGGCGATCAAACCAAGCAAACGCAGAGCCCTCTATAATTGGGGTCTTGCCTTGGTCAAGCTGTCCGAATTGCAAGATCGAAACAAACAAAAAGCAAGTCTGAAGAACGCGATCAAACTCTATGCGGCGGCATACGATATCAAACCGAAAGACCCGGATATTCTGGGCAGTAAGGGCATTGCATATTACGACCTTGCAGACATGTATGAAGGCAAGAAACGGCAGGGTTATCTGCAAAACGCCATCAAAGCTTTCAAGAAAGCATTTAAGCTCAACCCCGCTGACGATATTGCGGCACGAAACTGGGCCGATGCATTGTCAGATCTGGCAGAGTTCCATAAGTCCGACAAGCGCAAGGCTCTATTGCAAAAAGCCATTCGCAAATATGACACAGCCCTGAGGCTCGACCCATCGGATCATGAGGGCTTTTTCAATTGGGCGCGGGTGCTGGACAAACTTGCCGACATGAAAAAGGGCAAAAAGCGCATCAAAGCCCTGTATGCCGTGATGGAAAAATACAAGCACGCCATCGAGGTCAAACTCGATTATTCCCAAGCCATCTGCAATCTCGGCGCAACATTGGGCGAGCTGTCCGATCTGCAAAAAGGCGACGAGCGCAAGGCAAACCAAAAAGCCGCAATCCGGCATTTCAAACATGCCTTGCAAATTGCCCCTGACGACGACAAAGCCATGTTCAACTGGGGCCATGCCTTAAACAAGCTCGCCTATCTGAACGAGGGAACCAAGCGCAAAAAGCTGCTGGAAAAGGCCATCGAAAAGTTAGAAGCAACTCTTGCCATCAATCCAAATCACGGCGCCAGCGAAGATCTGTCCGAAGCCCTGAAAGATCTGGCCAGCATGAAAGTAACTCAGCAACAGTCTGGTCATTAG
- a CDS encoding AraC family transcriptional regulator: MSRRRYQTGHEIMVCCAILGVELEVVFKKAGIACEPDRVKQLTLTAKQCAAAFYALITEYGKEDFYLKLAEGFSSVPYGATMYSFAASANIEEGLQRLAKIKATIQPVNWDLRLTKKNCQLHIFELDPFFPINGLSGILSFLWIILIGRNYSLQNIKPQRVILSSPIPLHEQAEEKIGCKIEIGSENILELDKATSKLPLLTDGGFMGFAYDKEAERRLDTTLGESQFSERAAQHISRLLPSGQITAARIAQNLTMSQRTFERRLREEGTNFTKLLNEIRYDLSIQYLSSDTMSVAEIGFMLGFEEPNSFIRAFKRWHGLSPNQFRKRHKDKVVRLEEEACSIYGT, encoded by the coding sequence ATGAGTAGAAGAAGATATCAGACCGGACACGAAATCATGGTTTGTTGCGCCATTTTGGGTGTCGAGTTGGAGGTGGTTTTCAAGAAAGCAGGAATAGCCTGTGAACCAGATCGTGTGAAACAACTCACCCTCACAGCCAAACAATGTGCAGCCGCTTTCTATGCTCTGATCACCGAATATGGAAAAGAAGATTTCTATCTCAAACTGGCCGAGGGCTTTTCAAGTGTGCCTTACGGTGCGACCATGTATTCCTTCGCTGCAAGCGCCAACATAGAAGAAGGGTTGCAACGCCTGGCAAAGATCAAGGCAACCATTCAGCCGGTCAATTGGGACTTGAGACTGACGAAAAAGAATTGCCAACTTCATATCTTTGAGCTGGACCCCTTTTTCCCCATCAATGGACTGTCAGGCATTCTGTCATTTCTCTGGATCATATTGATCGGTCGAAATTATAGCTTGCAGAATATAAAGCCCCAGCGCGTGATCTTGTCGTCCCCGATCCCCTTGCATGAACAGGCCGAGGAGAAAATAGGCTGCAAGATTGAAATTGGCTCCGAAAACATATTGGAGCTGGACAAGGCAACATCGAAATTGCCGCTTCTGACCGATGGCGGCTTCATGGGCTTTGCCTATGATAAGGAAGCTGAACGCAGACTGGACACCACATTGGGAGAGAGCCAGTTTTCGGAAAGAGCTGCACAGCACATTTCTCGCTTGCTACCATCAGGACAGATAACAGCAGCACGTATTGCGCAAAATCTGACAATGAGCCAAAGAACATTTGAACGTCGGCTGAGAGAGGAAGGCACCAACTTCACAAAATTGCTGAATGAAATTCGATATGACTTGTCTATCCAATATCTATCCAGTGACACCATGTCGGTAGCGGAAATCGGTTTCATGCTGGGCTTTGAAGAGCCCAATTCCTTTATTCGTGCCTTCAAGAGATGGCATGGACTATCACCCAATCAATTCCGCAAAAGACACAAGGACAAGGTCGTGCGTCTGGAAGAAGAGGCCTGCAGCATCTATGGCACATGA
- a CDS encoding autotransporter outer membrane beta-barrel domain-containing protein, with translation MKMLRAMLLPLVAAGVIAISAQSAIAFGGGSPYSEVKPIGDRGCEVQIDYSPSGNARVALQAGFDDKIAGSSVYSGGSRTYFFSGAMTSADINSCFTGPVTGVSIPNPTANLFAGADYLGFKYTFGGVDYEYAIKGATDTEVVAGPISSPQPAEGPTVQIDAPESHNGEDFSVIVRFSEPVTALRPEDVTVMNGEVLDMEPTNSVEYGASIRPSGDGDVTIDIAAGVTQSESGDVDNQAATRVVVRGSSNEATVQKIQSFIQNRATHVLNHQPSLSGFIDGFNLAGGGPLGNLGLSANADRMDLAFSSSLSRIQAARQAAEAGHDNGLAAIDQSVEAAHASSYAAPEAANRANAGLDNIDALDNSKDYGIPQNRFDVWTQLYASRAKLNQSRADTIVAYLGAHYFVNPNLIVGAMAQYDSVSEKNGSSSVDGTGWMAGPYIAGRLPGHSLLYEARIAWGQSNNKISPTGTYKDRFDTTRWIATGQIEGDILLSSLDQMTRVAFNPFLRATYFEEKQDSYIDSNGSRVEGQTYSVGEIRFGPKFTLVTELDNGVRLTPFVSASGLWDFKMSGNDSSQNSALKEGSLRARLDAGLGIKTANDWLFNMSSFHDGIGVDKYQAYGGKVRLTIPLN, from the coding sequence ATGAAGATGTTAAGGGCCATGTTGCTGCCCCTCGTTGCCGCAGGCGTAATTGCGATCAGTGCCCAAAGTGCCATCGCTTTTGGTGGGGGGAGTCCGTATAGCGAGGTCAAGCCAATTGGTGATCGTGGTTGTGAGGTTCAGATTGATTATTCACCCAGCGGTAACGCTCGAGTTGCGCTGCAAGCAGGATTCGATGACAAAATTGCTGGCAGTAGTGTTTATTCCGGTGGAAGTAGAACTTATTTTTTTTCAGGCGCAATGACTTCTGCTGATATTAACAGTTGCTTCACTGGCCCAGTGACTGGCGTGTCAATTCCTAATCCGACCGCAAATCTTTTTGCGGGTGCTGACTATCTTGGCTTCAAATATACCTTTGGAGGGGTTGATTATGAATATGCAATCAAGGGAGCTACTGATACCGAAGTAGTTGCTGGTCCGATATCCTCCCCACAGCCGGCCGAGGGCCCGACGGTGCAGATTGATGCGCCGGAAAGCCATAATGGCGAAGATTTTTCGGTCATAGTCAGATTCTCAGAGCCTGTGACTGCTCTTCGTCCTGAAGATGTCACCGTCATGAATGGGGAGGTTCTGGATATGGAACCGACAAATTCAGTTGAATATGGTGCTAGCATACGTCCATCCGGTGATGGGGATGTGACCATTGATATCGCGGCTGGTGTTACTCAAAGTGAATCAGGGGATGTAGACAATCAGGCGGCAACCCGGGTCGTTGTGCGTGGCAGTTCAAATGAGGCAACGGTCCAGAAAATCCAGTCCTTCATTCAGAACCGTGCCACCCATGTCCTGAACCATCAGCCGTCTCTGTCCGGTTTTATTGACGGGTTCAATCTTGCCGGTGGCGGCCCTCTGGGGAATTTGGGATTGTCTGCCAATGCAGATCGTATGGATCTTGCTTTCTCCTCCTCCTTGTCACGCATTCAGGCCGCCAGACAGGCCGCAGAAGCCGGCCATGACAATGGGCTTGCAGCCATTGATCAGTCTGTGGAAGCCGCGCATGCTTCATCCTATGCAGCGCCAGAGGCGGCCAATCGTGCCAATGCGGGGTTGGATAACATCGATGCTCTCGACAACAGCAAAGATTATGGCATACCCCAGAACCGCTTTGATGTCTGGACACAGCTTTATGCCTCTCGTGCCAAGCTCAATCAGTCCAGGGCAGATACGATTGTTGCCTATCTTGGTGCGCATTATTTTGTCAATCCGAACCTGATTGTCGGAGCGATGGCACAATATGATTCCGTCTCCGAGAAAAATGGATCAAGCTCCGTTGACGGGACGGGCTGGATGGCCGGACCCTATATTGCCGGTCGTCTTCCCGGTCACAGCCTGCTTTATGAAGCCCGCATTGCCTGGGGCCAATCCAATAACAAGATCTCTCCGACCGGCACCTACAAGGATCGCTTCGATACCACCCGCTGGATTGCCACCGGTCAAATAGAGGGTGATATCCTTTTGAGCAGTCTTGATCAGATGACCCGTGTTGCCTTCAATCCATTTTTGCGGGCTACCTATTTCGAAGAGAAGCAGGACAGCTATATCGACAGCAATGGCTCTCGCGTCGAGGGGCAGACCTATAGCGTCGGGGAAATCCGCTTTGGTCCCAAATTCACGCTGGTCACGGAACTGGACAATGGTGTGCGCCTGACGCCTTTCGTATCGGCATCGGGCTTGTGGGACTTCAAGATGTCCGGCAATGACAGCTCTCAGAATTCCGCCTTGAAAGAGGGCAGCTTGAGAGCCCGTCTGGATGCAGGTCTCGGTATCAAGACGGCCAATGACTGGCTGTTCAACATGTCATCCTTCCATGATGGCATTGGTGTCGACAAATATCAGGCCTATGGCGGCAAGGTTCGCCTGACCATCCCGTTGAATTGA
- a CDS encoding helix-turn-helix domain-containing protein — translation MEKADKITLVERELPITRGVVVDDPTRKHLSIRQFVPSQPDLVPWLEHVWMVAWDMPDGQQHMQRTVPFPLFNLVVDQCRGSALFGCTRSYFEYPLQGSGWVVGFRFKSAFQGAFHDGPAVELTDGFAPATSFLAPDILQPLEGVNGRLPTREDIAASLRNLCDVAKPVSDVARRVNQMTAFIEAHGDLFRVADLATEFSLTERTLQRQFEAHLGMTPKAVIERFRIHNALANCASGEETFSDLALQLGYFDQSHFINAFKRIVGCSPADYAKRLRETDSVG, via the coding sequence TTGGAAAAAGCCGACAAAATCACATTGGTTGAACGGGAACTGCCCATCACACGTGGCGTGGTGGTGGATGATCCAACCCGCAAACATCTGTCCATCAGGCAGTTTGTGCCCTCTCAGCCCGATCTTGTGCCATGGCTGGAGCATGTCTGGATGGTGGCTTGGGATATGCCGGACGGGCAACAGCATATGCAGCGCACGGTGCCGTTTCCGCTGTTCAATCTGGTGGTGGACCAGTGTCGGGGCTCGGCATTGTTTGGCTGTACGCGCAGCTATTTTGAATATCCCTTGCAAGGCTCCGGCTGGGTGGTTGGCTTTCGCTTCAAATCCGCTTTTCAAGGGGCCTTTCATGACGGTCCAGCGGTGGAACTGACTGATGGCTTTGCCCCCGCAACCAGCTTCCTTGCGCCAGACATCTTGCAGCCTTTGGAAGGTGTGAATGGGAGACTGCCTACGAGGGAGGATATCGCCGCCAGTTTGCGCAATTTGTGCGATGTGGCAAAGCCGGTATCCGATGTTGCCCGGCGTGTGAACCAGATGACCGCCTTCATCGAGGCGCATGGGGATCTGTTTCGTGTGGCTGATCTGGCGACAGAATTCAGCCTTACCGAGCGGACGTTGCAACGGCAATTCGAAGCCCATCTTGGCATGACGCCCAAAGCGGTGATCGAGCGCTTTCGCATCCATAACGCCCTTGCCAATTGCGCAAGCGGTGAGGAGACTTTCTCGGACCTTGCCTTGCAGCTTGGCTATTTCGACCAATCCCACTTCATCAACGCCTTCAAACGCATCGTCGGCTGCTCCCCAGCCGATTATGCCAAGCGATTGAGAGAGACGGATAGCGTGGGCTGA
- a CDS encoding glutathione S-transferase family protein, translating into MIRLYHCPQTRSTRILWLLEELGARDQVQLELVSIRPGQSAPKSPHTEGKVPLLEHDGVMIRESGAIVQYLNDLFPDAGLAPGISDKERGAYLSWLHYYGGVIEPVLTMHMSSMEPDKLFTSTFRGFEEMEACLNDQLSKHPFLLGDHFSAADILIAAPFIWFPVMAPKAGAIQSWLQRCATRPAFAKVTEEDTEFQTKMKNLAH; encoded by the coding sequence ATGATCCGTCTATACCATTGCCCACAAACCCGTTCCACCCGCATTCTCTGGCTGCTGGAAGAGCTCGGCGCCCGCGATCAGGTCCAGCTGGAACTGGTCTCCATCCGCCCCGGCCAATCCGCGCCGAAAAGTCCCCACACCGAGGGCAAAGTCCCGCTGCTGGAGCATGATGGCGTGATGATCCGAGAGTCCGGTGCCATTGTGCAATATCTCAATGATCTCTTCCCCGATGCTGGCCTTGCACCCGGCATCAGCGATAAGGAGCGCGGGGCTTACTTAAGCTGGCTGCATTATTATGGCGGCGTGATCGAGCCGGTGCTGACCATGCATATGTCGTCCATGGAGCCAGATAAGCTTTTCACTTCCACCTTCCGTGGCTTTGAAGAGATGGAAGCTTGCCTCAATGATCAACTCAGCAAACATCCTTTCCTGCTGGGCGATCATTTCTCGGCAGCCGATATCCTCATCGCCGCCCCCTTCATCTGGTTCCCCGTCATGGCCCCGAAGGCTGGGGCCATACAAAGCTGGCTCCAGCGCTGCGCCACCCGTCCGGCCTTTGCCAAGGTGACCGAGGAAGACACAGAATTCCAGACAAAAATGAAGAATCTGGCTCATTGA
- a CDS encoding methyl-accepting chemotaxis protein — MSHNSMSVDTRASIDGAHKNAKDLTSSKSSSLFSKLKIGPRIYTGFGLVLTTMVGLGFFSIMELRNLDDSFLKYEDMAGDSRLVSAIQRSVVETQLAAREFLATSDTKEKSLFETNFAKLDALAKQAKGEIFKPERVELLSRVSRQMNDYGKGFSEIATLLDRRNELLYSDLSVSGMDIRIWLTQIREGAFDANDYESASLAGVAQEHLLLARLYVMKFLDDNSKESMDRANQELAALGQKLTDLGASLENPSRRALLAKVQKSAPKYQASFNELTEIIFRRNKIRKTILDNGATQMMANTNAIEASAQKDEKILLQDVSDTLLDAENAMMIVGALAVLFGLIAAFVISRGITRPVLDLTSVMDKLARNDFTIHVPGKNRGDELGQMAGAVEVFKQNGIRARELEAEQATAKQRAEEEKHAMMLQMADDFDSHVGGIVNAVSSASTELSTTARSMADVSEETSSQATAASAASEQTSSNVQTVATATEEMTSTIAEISQQVVQASQSARDAVTKVDETNGQMQLLAETANKIGEVVEMISTIAEQTNLLALNATIESARAGEAGKGFAVVAGEVKDLAGQTAKATDEIAQQITGIQNATQQATLSMEQVSHVIQQVDEISSAIAAAMEEQNAATHEIADSIHQAAEGTQVVNDNVRAVSDASQEAGAASAQVQSAAGELAQQASILKDEVGKFIQQVRAS, encoded by the coding sequence ATGTCGCATAACTCGATGAGCGTGGACACGCGGGCAAGCATCGATGGCGCGCACAAAAACGCCAAAGATCTCACTAGTTCCAAATCTTCTTCTCTCTTTTCCAAATTAAAGATAGGCCCCAGAATTTACACGGGTTTTGGACTTGTCCTGACCACAATGGTCGGCCTTGGTTTCTTTTCCATCATGGAGCTGAGAAACCTGGATGACAGTTTTCTGAAATATGAAGACATGGCGGGTGACTCCCGCCTGGTTTCCGCTATCCAGCGTTCAGTCGTTGAAACACAACTGGCCGCACGGGAGTTTCTGGCAACCTCTGATACTAAGGAAAAATCCCTATTCGAAACAAACTTTGCAAAGCTGGATGCATTGGCAAAGCAAGCCAAAGGTGAAATCTTCAAACCCGAACGGGTGGAACTTCTAAGCCGCGTTTCCAGACAAATGAATGACTATGGTAAGGGTTTCTCGGAAATAGCTACCCTTCTTGATCGGCGTAATGAATTGCTCTACTCGGATCTGTCGGTCTCCGGCATGGATATCCGCATTTGGCTCACCCAGATCCGCGAAGGCGCCTTTGACGCCAATGATTATGAATCCGCCAGTCTTGCTGGCGTGGCTCAGGAGCATTTGCTGCTTGCTCGTCTGTATGTAATGAAATTTCTCGACGACAACAGCAAGGAAAGCATGGATCGGGCCAATCAGGAGCTGGCCGCCCTGGGTCAGAAACTGACCGATCTCGGAGCCAGCCTGGAAAATCCGTCACGCCGGGCCCTTTTGGCAAAAGTCCAGAAATCCGCACCCAAATATCAAGCATCTTTCAACGAACTGACAGAAATCATCTTCAGACGCAACAAGATCCGCAAAACCATTCTGGACAATGGCGCGACGCAGATGATGGCAAATACCAATGCCATCGAAGCCTCTGCCCAAAAAGACGAGAAAATTCTTCTGCAAGATGTAAGCGATACATTGCTTGATGCTGAAAATGCCATGATGATTGTCGGTGCACTGGCTGTTCTGTTCGGCCTGATTGCAGCCTTTGTCATTTCTCGCGGCATCACCAGGCCGGTTCTCGATCTGACCAGCGTCATGGACAAACTTGCACGCAATGACTTTACCATTCATGTGCCGGGCAAAAACCGTGGAGATGAATTGGGCCAGATGGCTGGGGCCGTTGAGGTCTTCAAGCAGAATGGCATTCGCGCCCGCGAGCTGGAGGCCGAGCAGGCCACTGCCAAACAGCGCGCAGAAGAAGAAAAACATGCCATGATGCTGCAAATGGCCGACGATTTTGACAGCCATGTCGGCGGCATCGTGAATGCGGTCTCCTCTGCATCGACCGAATTGAGCACCACCGCCAGAAGCATGGCAGACGTCTCCGAGGAAACCTCCTCTCAGGCCACAGCAGCCTCTGCTGCATCCGAGCAAACCTCTTCCAATGTGCAGACGGTTGCCACGGCCACCGAGGAAATGACCTCGACCATAGCCGAGATCAGCCAGCAGGTGGTACAGGCATCGCAATCGGCAAGAGATGCCGTGACCAAGGTGGATGAGACCAACGGCCAGATGCAATTGCTGGCGGAAACAGCCAACAAGATCGGCGAGGTGGTCGAGATGATCTCCACCATCGCAGAGCAGACCAATCTGCTCGCCCTGAACGCAACCATTGAATCAGCACGCGCCGGAGAAGCCGGCAAGGGCTTTGCCGTGGTCGCCGGAGAAGTCAAGGATCTGGCAGGCCAAACCGCCAAGGCAACCGACGAGATTGCGCAGCAAATCACCGGCATTCAAAACGCCACCCAGCAAGCGACCCTTTCCATGGAACAGGTCAGCCATGTGATCCAGCAGGTGGATGAAATCTCCTCGGCCATTGCAGCGGCCATGGAAGAGCAAAATGCAGCCACCCATGAAATTGCCGACAGCATTCATCAGGCAGCAGAGGGCACGCAAGTGGTGAATGACAATGTCAGGGCGGTCTCGGACGCATCCCAGGAAGCAGGCGCCGCGTCAGCCCAGGTCCAATCAGCTGCGGGCGAACTCGCCCAACAGGCCTCCATCCTGAAAGACGAAGTCGGCAAATTCATTCAACAGGTCAGAGCAAGCTGA
- a CDS encoding alpha/beta hydrolase, which yields MLSPSTIKRLSSVDPLSDYQSSKNELLGSKSITIEQQKTDSWSLSHSIEDGIERVVVKPSIPSKRPALVMQHGMWHSASCWRDWQIWLAECGWESHAHSLPGHGRSPEQRTVPECSLAYYLRFLADEIQRHDTPPILMGHSMGGALTQWYLKYVGPLPAMVLVASWTSHDILKDSLWNAMKIDPLGTCLSPFLGWRFQFRNDQAVRKWFFTKGNDEAAQKLRPELGPESEIVLMQHRAPIWTPPAAGQMPMLWLGAEEDAIIPDAASRRAANHYGADYLSIPDAGHDLMLERNAKQSALQIDAWLKEALDL from the coding sequence ATGCTGAGCCCTTCAACGATCAAACGATTATCCTCTGTGGACCCTCTCTCGGATTATCAATCCAGCAAGAACGAGCTGCTCGGCAGCAAGTCCATCACCATTGAGCAGCAGAAAACGGATAGCTGGTCCCTGTCTCACAGCATTGAAGACGGTATCGAGCGGGTCGTGGTCAAACCATCCATACCATCCAAACGTCCGGCTCTGGTCATGCAACATGGCATGTGGCATAGCGCTTCCTGCTGGCGGGATTGGCAAATTTGGCTTGCCGAATGTGGCTGGGAAAGTCATGCCCATTCGCTGCCCGGCCATGGCCGTTCTCCAGAGCAAAGGACCGTACCAGAGTGCTCATTGGCCTATTATCTTCGTTTTCTGGCAGATGAGATCCAGCGCCATGACACGCCACCAATCCTGATGGGTCACAGCATGGGTGGCGCACTGACCCAATGGTATCTGAAATATGTCGGCCCACTCCCGGCCATGGTGCTGGTCGCATCCTGGACGTCTCATGACATCCTCAAGGACAGCCTTTGGAATGCCATGAAGATTGATCCGTTGGGCACATGTCTCTCACCCTTTCTCGGCTGGCGCTTTCAGTTTCGAAATGATCAGGCCGTTCGCAAATGGTTCTTCACCAAGGGCAATGATGAGGCTGCACAAAAGCTGAGACCCGAGCTTGGCCCGGAATCCGAGATCGTCTTGATGCAACATCGCGCCCCTATCTGGACACCCCCAGCCGCAGGACAAATGCCCATGCTCTGGCTTGGCGCAGAAGAGGACGCCATCATCCCCGACGCAGCATCTCGCCGCGCGGCCAACCATTATGGCGCCGACTATCTATCCATTCCCGATGCTGGCCATGATCTGATGCTGGAACGAAATGCCAAGCAAAGCGCCCTACAGATCGACGCATGGCTAAAGGAAGCGCTCGATCTGTAG
- the rtcR gene encoding RNA repair transcriptional activator RtcR — protein sequence MQGSLKKNVVIGFLGTQLDAGKKRRWRPSVAVTQHGHFPVHRLELLHDRKFSRLAYKVKENIEGASPATEVLLQEVDLNDPWDFQEVYGALFDFANGYGFDEEREDYYLHLTTGTHVAQICWFLLAESRHVPAKLVQTSPPLQQGDPDYGSYSIVDLDLRRYDALQQRFDLIAQEYNALLKSGIETRNAAFNSLIERIELVASQSDAPLLLMGATGTGKSELAQKIYELKLQRRRVKGRMVHVNCATLKGERAMSSLFGHRRGAVGTGNSDRRGLLREADGGVLFLDEIDELGLDEQAMILHAVETGRFLPVGSDHEITSRFQLIAGTNQNLGALVAKGKFRPDLYARLNLWTFALPSLAERREDIEPNIEYELNRCETLLGTRFGFNADAYARYLRFATSPATLWPGNFRDLGASMQRLCTLAPRARITLAAVEQEIETLQAHWESARQDPDAELLSSVLGEEAKLLDPFDRVQLAYVIRTCQQSPSLSAAGRSLFAASRESRKSKNDADRLRKYLEKFGLSWAEISEG from the coding sequence ATGCAGGGGTCTTTGAAAAAGAATGTTGTGATCGGCTTCCTGGGCACCCAGCTGGATGCAGGGAAGAAGCGGCGATGGCGGCCATCGGTGGCGGTGACGCAGCATGGGCATTTTCCGGTGCATCGGCTGGAGCTGCTTCATGATCGTAAATTCTCTCGTTTGGCCTATAAGGTGAAAGAGAATATCGAAGGGGCCAGCCCGGCGACGGAGGTTCTGCTGCAAGAGGTGGATCTCAATGACCCATGGGATTTTCAGGAGGTCTATGGCGCGCTGTTCGACTTTGCCAATGGCTATGGCTTTGATGAAGAGCGCGAGGATTATTATCTGCATCTGACCACCGGCACCCATGTGGCCCAGATCTGCTGGTTCCTGCTGGCCGAATCCCGCCATGTGCCCGCCAAGCTGGTGCAGACATCGCCACCGCTACAACAGGGGGATCCGGATTACGGCTCCTATTCCATCGTTGATTTGGACTTGCGGCGCTATGATGCCTTGCAGCAGCGCTTTGATCTGATTGCGCAGGAATATAATGCGCTTTTGAAATCGGGTATCGAAACCCGCAATGCCGCCTTTAATAGCCTGATAGAGCGTATAGAGCTGGTGGCGAGCCAATCGGATGCGCCTCTGTTGCTGATGGGGGCGACAGGCACGGGCAAGAGCGAACTGGCACAAAAGATTTATGAGCTGAAATTGCAGCGTCGCCGTGTCAAGGGCCGTATGGTGCATGTCAATTGTGCCACGCTGAAGGGCGAGCGGGCCATGTCCAGCCTGTTTGGTCATCGCCGCGGGGCGGTGGGCACGGGCAATTCCGACCGGCGTGGCCTGTTGCGTGAGGCGGATGGCGGAGTTCTGTTTCTGGACGAGATTGACGAGCTGGGACTGGATGAGCAGGCGATGATCTTGCATGCGGTCGAGACCGGGCGCTTTCTGCCCGTTGGCTCGGACCATGAAATCACCAGCCGCTTTCAGCTGATCGCTGGCACCAACCAGAATTTGGGGGCGCTGGTGGCCAAGGGTAAATTCCGCCCTGATCTTTATGCGCGGCTGAATTTATGGACCTTTGCACTGCCATCTCTGGCCGAGCGACGAGAGGATATCGAACCCAATATCGAATATGAGTTGAACCGCTGCGAGACCTTGCTTGGCACCCGCTTTGGCTTCAATGCCGATGCCTATGCCCGTTACTTGCGCTTTGCCACATCGCCTGCCACGCTGTGGCCGGGCAATTTTCGCGATCTTGGGGCCTCCATGCAGCGGCTTTGCACGCTGGCCCCGCGCGCCCGCATCACGCTGGCCGCTGTCGAGCAGGAGATCGAGACCCTGCAAGCTCATTGGGAAAGTGCCAGGCAAGATCCGGATGCAGAGCTTTTGAGTTCTGTTCTGGGGGAGGAGGCGAAGCTGCTGGACCCGTTCGACCGGGTGCAGCTTGCCTATGTCATTCGCACCTGCCAGCAAAGCCCCAGCCTCAGCGCCGCAGGCCGCAGCCTCTTTGCCGCCTCTCGTGAGAGCCGCAAAAGCAAAAATGATGCGGACCGCTTGCGCAAATATCTGGAGAAATTCGGCCTGTCCTGGGCTGAGATCAGCGAGGGGTGA